A single genomic interval of Rosistilla ulvae harbors:
- the gpmI gene encoding 2,3-bisphosphoglycerate-independent phosphoglycerate mutase, with protein MTEVRRKPVVVIVRDGWGQNPFSKWDQSNAVLMGKTPVSDALMQSYPNTLIKTSGEDVGLPAGVMGNSEVGHQNIGAGRIVDQEVMRITRSIRKGEFFENPVLQEAIAHVKASGGSLHLVGLMSDGRVHSDLEHAFAVTELVKRSGLAGDRYIVHAITDGRDTAPTGGLGYVAKLQENLTSEGIGKVGSVIGRYYAMDRDLRWDRVKLAYDMMTRGADQIAATASEAIQSYYDNPTESNRTGDEFITPVTVSDADTVDPKQLVKAGDAVIFLNYRGDRTRELTKAFTYSDTEWANIDGGGFDRGEKIDNLYFATMTGYETGLPVHVIFEKPAKMPNILGQYISTLGLKQFRCAETEKYPHVTFFFNDYRDDPFENEERGMLQSPRDVSTYDQKPEMSAAGITDRVLQELAAGKTDLIIMNYANGDMVGHTGNLNAAIKAVEVVDECVGKIVEATLAAGGSLIVTADHGNCEQMINPETGGPHTAHTTYDVPLIVVEPGLDGKQLRSGGRLADIAPTALALLGLEKPEEMTGESLIAID; from the coding sequence GTGACTGAAGTTCGCCGAAAACCTGTTGTTGTGATCGTTCGTGATGGTTGGGGACAAAATCCCTTTTCGAAATGGGATCAATCCAATGCGGTCCTCATGGGCAAGACTCCAGTCTCCGACGCTTTGATGCAAAGCTATCCCAACACGCTGATCAAGACATCGGGCGAAGATGTTGGTCTGCCAGCCGGCGTGATGGGGAACAGCGAAGTCGGCCACCAGAACATCGGTGCCGGCCGGATCGTCGATCAAGAAGTGATGCGGATCACCCGTTCGATTCGCAAGGGTGAGTTCTTCGAGAACCCCGTGCTGCAAGAAGCGATCGCGCACGTCAAAGCTTCCGGCGGCTCGCTGCACCTGGTCGGATTGATGTCCGACGGACGCGTGCACAGCGACCTGGAACACGCGTTTGCCGTCACCGAATTGGTTAAGCGAAGCGGCTTGGCGGGCGACCGCTACATCGTCCATGCGATCACCGACGGCCGCGACACCGCGCCGACTGGCGGCCTGGGCTACGTGGCAAAGCTGCAAGAGAACCTGACCTCCGAGGGCATCGGGAAAGTCGGCAGCGTGATCGGCCGTTATTACGCGATGGACCGCGACTTGCGTTGGGACCGCGTCAAGCTCGCCTACGACATGATGACTCGCGGCGCCGATCAGATCGCAGCGACAGCTAGCGAAGCGATCCAAAGCTATTACGACAACCCAACCGAATCGAATCGTACCGGCGACGAATTCATCACTCCGGTCACCGTATCGGACGCCGACACCGTCGATCCGAAGCAGCTTGTCAAAGCGGGCGACGCGGTGATCTTCTTGAACTACCGCGGCGACCGAACGCGCGAACTAACTAAAGCATTCACCTACTCCGACACCGAGTGGGCGAACATCGACGGTGGCGGATTCGATCGCGGCGAAAAGATCGACAACCTCTACTTCGCCACGATGACCGGCTACGAAACCGGCCTGCCCGTCCACGTGATCTTCGAAAAACCAGCGAAGATGCCAAACATCCTGGGCCAGTACATCAGCACCTTGGGCCTGAAGCAGTTCCGTTGTGCGGAGACCGAAAAGTATCCTCACGTCACCTTCTTCTTCAACGACTACCGCGACGATCCTTTCGAAAACGAAGAGCGTGGGATGTTGCAGTCGCCGCGCGACGTGTCGACCTACGATCAGAAGCCGGAGATGTCGGCCGCCGGGATCACCGACCGCGTGCTGCAAGAGCTCGCAGCGGGCAAGACCGATCTGATCATCATGAACTACGCCAACGGCGACATGGTTGGCCACACCGGCAACCTGAACGCAGCGATCAAGGCGGTCGAAGTTGTCGATGAATGTGTCGGCAAGATCGTCGAAGCGACATTGGCCGCGGGCGGTTCGCTGATCGTGACCGCCGACCACGGCAATTGCGAACAGATGATCAATCCGGAAACCGGCGGACCGCACACCGCGCACACCACTTACGATGTGCCGTTGATCGTCGTCGAACCAGGCCTGGACGGCAAGCAACTGCGCAGCGGCGGCCGATTGGCCGATATCGCACCGACCGCTCTGGCCCTGCTGGGCTTGGAAAAGCCGGAAGAGATGACCGGCGAATCGTTGATCGCCATCGATTGA
- a CDS encoding glucose-6-phosphate isomerase, translating into MGLIQFDFSGAVDADYGVTEAQIADLAPKLLDLRQQIVDVAPPFASLPRELLDGYTELRDDSPLGQIFRVANRLHDEVDAVVVLAGGGTYRGTQALRDACCDPYHNELSRGGRGSKPRMYFTGNDLDNDASSALLHRLGRDLTAIDPVVRRWAMVVIDPAGETRERALALRQFLPALQESLADDVAQWLPELLLPVTDQPSKLRDLAQAIGCKEIFPIPAAIDERFNVLSAAGVLPAAMLGLDCVQLLEGAAAMDEHFKTAPPETNLVLQYVAIHHLLQTHRGIDRRVMNVWGSALETFGLWHDQLFAGSGNQTLPLTTVSPRDGHHLDPANLQGKVVNHLIVQQHRADPWQVGLSDGDHDGLNALSDRKLPDLMTEAIADIDAALHAAGCPTTQLRMPEIDTHSLGQLFQMLMLATTVESRLPRDV; encoded by the coding sequence GTGGGTCTGATTCAATTTGATTTTTCGGGTGCGGTCGACGCCGATTATGGCGTGACCGAAGCTCAAATTGCGGACCTGGCCCCCAAGTTGCTCGACTTGCGACAGCAGATCGTCGACGTCGCGCCGCCGTTCGCCTCGCTGCCGCGCGAACTACTGGACGGCTACACCGAGCTTCGCGACGACAGCCCGCTGGGACAGATCTTCCGCGTCGCCAATCGCTTGCACGATGAAGTCGATGCGGTCGTCGTCCTCGCTGGCGGCGGCACCTATCGCGGCACCCAAGCGCTCCGCGACGCCTGCTGCGATCCCTACCACAACGAATTGTCTCGCGGCGGCCGTGGCAGCAAGCCGCGAATGTATTTCACCGGCAACGATCTCGACAACGATGCGTCGAGTGCTCTGCTGCATCGGCTGGGCCGCGATCTGACAGCGATCGATCCAGTCGTTCGACGTTGGGCGATGGTCGTGATCGATCCGGCGGGGGAAACGCGAGAGCGAGCGTTAGCGCTGCGTCAGTTCCTGCCGGCGCTGCAGGAATCGCTCGCCGACGACGTGGCACAGTGGCTGCCCGAATTGCTCCTTCCCGTGACCGACCAACCGAGCAAGCTGCGCGACCTAGCCCAGGCGATCGGTTGCAAGGAGATCTTCCCGATCCCCGCGGCGATCGATGAACGGTTCAACGTCCTCTCCGCGGCCGGTGTCTTGCCCGCCGCGATGCTTGGGTTGGACTGCGTCCAGCTGCTCGAAGGAGCCGCGGCGATGGACGAACACTTCAAGACCGCCCCTCCCGAAACCAACCTCGTGCTGCAGTACGTCGCCATCCATCATCTGCTGCAAACGCATCGCGGGATCGATCGACGCGTGATGAATGTCTGGGGCTCGGCGCTCGAAACGTTTGGCCTCTGGCACGACCAACTGTTCGCCGGTTCGGGCAACCAGACGCTACCGCTGACAACAGTCAGCCCTCGCGACGGGCACCACCTGGATCCAGCGAACCTGCAGGGCAAAGTCGTCAATCATTTGATCGTCCAACAGCATCGCGCCGACCCGTGGCAGGTCGGCCTGAGCGATGGCGACCACGACGGGCTGAACGCGTTATCCGACCGCAAACTGCCCGACTTGATGACCGAAGCGATCGCCGATATCGACGCCGCACTGCATGCCGCCGGATGCCCGACGACTCAGCTGCGGATGCCCGAGATCGACACGCACTCGCTCGGACAGCTGTTCCAGATGCTGATGCTCGCCACAACCGTTGAATCCCGGTTGCCCCGCGACGTGTAG
- a CDS encoding TIGR03000 domain-containing protein produces the protein MRRIHFMPVAAAAVAMTLMGGAAHAGWGSFGSYGSSGSSGSSGSYGSYGSSGASSGSYGRYSASYSSYGSSGASYGSSGSYGGSSGHFGILKRIKARHQAWRAARASSGGSSGYYSGYASSGGSSGYSTSSYASSGGSYGSYRAYSSYGSSGGSSGYSASSGGSSGSYSANYYSAPVESYSVPMYESAPIYSEPVIESSQGESIIETPVEGASYHQTQSTTSSSEALLTMEVPADADVFVNGTKTRSTGAHRQFVSRGLTPGYAYSYDVRIEHTVNGQLVSESKVVRLHGGETRSLVYSAPAVEAPAYVAAPATESDVVETVLTVNVPADAKVTLAGNATDADGTTRTFRTKQLQAGQVWNDYTVTVAIQRDGRTLTEEKTISLSAGSTPELTFDFADETVAMR, from the coding sequence ATGCGACGAATTCACTTTATGCCAGTGGCAGCAGCCGCCGTGGCGATGACATTGATGGGGGGAGCCGCACACGCGGGCTGGGGCTCCTTTGGTAGTTACGGATCATCGGGCAGCTCTGGCTCATCGGGCAGCTACGGATCGTACGGCAGCTCGGGTGCGAGCAGCGGCAGCTATGGCCGTTACTCGGCCTCTTACAGCAGCTACGGCAGTTCGGGCGCTAGCTATGGCAGCTCCGGATCCTACGGCGGCAGCTCGGGACACTTCGGTATCCTGAAGCGAATCAAAGCCCGGCACCAAGCTTGGCGTGCAGCTCGCGCCAGCAGCGGCGGATCGAGCGGTTATTACAGCGGATACGCCAGCAGTGGCGGATCGAGCGGGTATAGCACCAGCAGCTATGCTAGCAGCGGCGGCAGCTACGGTTCGTATCGCGCCTACAGCAGCTATGGCAGCAGCGGCGGATCGAGCGGATATAGCGCCAGCAGCGGCGGAAGCAGCGGATCGTATAGCGCCAACTACTACTCGGCACCTGTCGAATCGTATTCGGTTCCAATGTACGAATCGGCACCGATCTACAGCGAACCGGTAATCGAATCGTCGCAGGGCGAATCGATCATCGAAACACCTGTCGAAGGTGCTTCGTATCACCAAACGCAATCGACCACATCTTCCAGCGAAGCGTTGTTGACGATGGAAGTTCCCGCCGATGCAGACGTTTTCGTCAACGGCACCAAGACCCGCAGCACTGGCGCACATCGCCAATTCGTCTCGCGTGGACTGACCCCTGGTTATGCCTATTCGTACGACGTGCGAATCGAACACACCGTCAACGGCCAATTGGTCAGCGAATCGAAGGTCGTCCGCCTGCACGGTGGCGAAACCCGTTCGTTGGTCTATTCGGCACCTGCGGTTGAAGCGCCAGCTTACGTTGCCGCTCCAGCAACCGAATCGGATGTTGTCGAAACTGTTTTGACCGTCAACGTGCCTGCTGACGCCAAGGTGACTTTGGCTGGCAACGCAACCGATGCCGATGGCACCACGCGTACCTTCCGCACCAAGCAATTGCAAGCTGGTCAAGTTTGGAACGACTACACCGTCACCGTTGCGATCCAACGCGACGGACGGACGTTGACCGAAGAGAAGACGATTTCGTTGTCGGCTGGCAGCACGCCAGAACTGACCTTCGATTTCGCTGACGAAACCGTTGCAATGCGTTAG
- a CDS encoding HTTM domain-containing protein, with protein MNKPRRWIASYFTELTTLWDRFWFTPTAPHTLAAIRIAIGLMLLYTHLVLASQLLAFVGTDAWVTTDTVRQLHENDYAWSYLWYVDSPAILWTHHLVTIAVTICFTCGIFTRLTAPAAWFLQLMYMHRLTGALFGLDQMTTMITMYLMLTPCGSVWSVDAWLHRRREAAGRPSRWWLPSASPSIAANIGTRLLQLHLCVIYLFGGVSKMRGEMWWDGTATWFAVSNYEYQSMDMTWIVHYPILFAALSHATVLWETFYCALVWPRLTRPWVLLTAVMVHGGIALFLGMITFGVTMIIANAIFIPPAILQTLCRRQPKA; from the coding sequence ATGAACAAACCGCGTCGCTGGATCGCCAGCTATTTCACCGAACTCACCACGCTGTGGGATCGGTTCTGGTTCACTCCCACCGCCCCGCATACCTTGGCCGCGATCCGGATCGCGATCGGGTTGATGCTGCTGTACACGCACCTTGTGCTGGCGTCTCAACTGCTTGCGTTTGTTGGCACCGATGCCTGGGTCACGACCGACACGGTTCGCCAGCTGCACGAAAACGATTACGCCTGGTCCTATCTTTGGTACGTCGATAGCCCAGCGATCCTGTGGACACATCACCTAGTCACGATCGCCGTGACGATCTGTTTCACCTGCGGGATCTTCACGCGGCTGACCGCTCCGGCGGCGTGGTTTCTTCAGTTGATGTACATGCATCGTCTGACCGGCGCGTTGTTTGGCTTGGACCAAATGACGACGATGATCACGATGTATCTGATGCTGACGCCGTGCGGATCGGTCTGGTCGGTCGACGCTTGGCTACATCGTCGCCGTGAAGCCGCGGGTCGACCGTCGCGTTGGTGGTTGCCATCGGCATCCCCTTCGATCGCTGCCAACATCGGCACCCGGCTGTTGCAACTGCATCTGTGTGTGATCTATCTGTTTGGCGGTGTCAGCAAGATGCGCGGCGAGATGTGGTGGGATGGAACGGCGACCTGGTTCGCGGTTTCCAATTACGAATACCAATCGATGGACATGACTTGGATCGTCCACTATCCGATCCTGTTCGCCGCTCTTTCGCACGCCACCGTCCTTTGGGAAACCTTCTACTGTGCGTTGGTTTGGCCGCGGCTGACTCGCCCCTGGGTGCTGTTGACGGCGGTGATGGTCCACGGCGGAATCGCTCTGTTCCTGGGCATGATCACCTTTGGCGTGACGATGATCATCGCTAACGCAATCTTCATCCCGCCAGCGATCTTGCAGACGCTCTGTCGACGGCAACCAAAAGCCTGA